A region from the Aphis gossypii isolate Hap1 chromosome 1, ASM2018417v2, whole genome shotgun sequence genome encodes:
- the LOC114123630 gene encoding nascent polypeptide-associated complex subunit alpha, with amino-acid sequence MPELTEIDATKKVSFEEPKKDAADSDSDSSGVDVAAGKGGEGASGVTAEDLSNKARQSRGEKKARKIISKLGLKQIHGVNRVTIRKSKNILFVINNPDVFKNPASDTYIVFGEAKIEDLSQQAQVAAAEKFKSADMMPSVLDKDGASRPMVSQPIQEEEEEEGEIDYKGVEEKDVDLVCAQAQVTKRKAIEALLKNNNDIVNAIMDLTM; translated from the exons ATGCCGGAGTTAACGGAAATTGATGCAACAAAAAAAGTAAGCTTCGAGGAACCCAAGAAAGATGCTGCAGACAGTGACAGCGATTCTAGCGGCGTAGATGTTGCAGCCGGCAAGGGTGGTGAAGGAGCGAGTGGTGTCACCGCGGAAGACTTGTCCAACAAGGCCAGACAATCCCGAGGCGAGAAAAAAGCTAGGAAAATCATATCCAAACTTGGTCTCAAGCAg aTCCATGGAGTCAATCGAGTGACCATTCGCAAGTccaaaaatattctgtttgtCATTAACAATCCTGATGTCTTCAAAAACCCAGCATCTGACACTTACATTGTGTTTGGTGAGGCTAAGATTGAAGATTTAAGCCAGCAAGCACAAGTTGCAGCTGCTGAGAAATTCAAGTCTGCTGATATGATGCCCAGTGTATTGGACAAAGATGGTGCATCCAGGCCAATGGTCAGCCAGCCTATccaagaagaagaagaagaagaaggcGAAATTGATTATAAGGGAGTAGAAGAAAAGGATGTGGACCTAGTCTGTGCGCAAGCACAAGTGACTAAACGTAAAGCTATTGAAGCTCtactaaaaaacaacaacgatATTGTCAATGCTATTATGGACTTGACGATGTAA